Proteins found in one Mucilaginibacter gracilis genomic segment:
- a CDS encoding efflux RND transporter periplasmic adaptor subunit: MKLYITTLLLAGTLLASCSGEKTADKDTDSSKTEKKDKENGLELSPEQMKSVGIETGPIEQKNLDAVVKANGQLAVPPQNKADVSILSGGIIGNINVLEGQQVHKGQVLATIKNQDLLKLQQDYLAAKNNFTYVQAEYDRQTQLKAAGAGTGKSFQASEATYNAERSKLTGYESQLQQLGISPGRINNGHIVSQFPVLSPISGTVGTITANTGAFVQPGTSIMEVVDNSKIHCDLTVFEKDLMSVKVGQKVNFQLTNQDNQVITGVINGVNKSFENESKGVVVHAVINNKAHQNLIPGMYVTALISTGSKLMPAVPVDAVIRSEGKQYIFVTTTHAQDGKTIFTKTEVTTGVTELGYIQITPLTALPANVQIATKGAFYLQSKAAGGAEEE; encoded by the coding sequence ATGAAATTATATATCACCACCCTGCTTTTGGCCGGAACTTTACTGGCTTCCTGTTCAGGTGAAAAAACTGCTGACAAGGACACCGACAGCAGTAAGACCGAAAAAAAAGACAAAGAAAACGGGCTGGAATTAAGCCCTGAACAAATGAAGTCGGTGGGCATTGAAACCGGCCCCATTGAGCAAAAGAACCTCGATGCCGTGGTAAAAGCGAACGGGCAATTAGCCGTGCCACCGCAGAACAAGGCGGATGTCAGTATCCTCTCCGGCGGTATCATTGGTAATATCAATGTACTGGAAGGCCAGCAGGTACATAAAGGGCAAGTTTTGGCCACGATCAAGAATCAGGACCTGCTTAAACTGCAACAGGACTACTTAGCGGCTAAAAACAATTTTACTTATGTGCAGGCCGAGTATGATCGTCAAACACAATTGAAAGCAGCGGGTGCCGGTACCGGTAAGTCCTTCCAGGCCTCGGAAGCGACCTATAATGCCGAGCGTTCTAAACTCACCGGTTATGAAAGTCAGTTACAACAATTAGGCATTTCGCCGGGCAGGATCAATAATGGTCATATCGTTAGCCAGTTCCCGGTGTTATCACCGATCAGCGGCACGGTGGGCACCATTACGGCTAATACCGGTGCTTTTGTGCAGCCCGGCACCTCGATCATGGAAGTGGTGGATAATTCCAAGATCCATTGTGACCTGACCGTATTTGAAAAAGACCTGATGTCGGTGAAAGTTGGCCAAAAGGTAAACTTTCAGCTCACCAACCAGGATAACCAGGTCATCACCGGGGTCATTAACGGTGTCAACAAATCATTCGAGAATGAAAGCAAGGGTGTAGTAGTTCACGCGGTCATTAACAATAAGGCCCACCAAAACCTGATCCCCGGTATGTATGTCACCGCGCTGATCAGCACGGGCAGCAAACTAATGCCCGCTGTACCTGTTGATGCAGTGATCCGTTCCGAAGGCAAGCAGTATATTTTTGTGACGACCACACATGCTCAAGACGGCAAAACAATTTTTACCAAAACGGAAGTAACCACCGGCGTAACTGAACTGGGCTATATCCAGATCACACCATTGACTGCTTTACCGGCTAATGTTCAGATAGCGACCAAGGGCGCATTTTATTTACAATCCAAAGCTGCCGGTGGCGCTGAAGAAGAATAA
- a CDS encoding CusA/CzcA family heavy metal efflux RND transporter — protein MFDSIIAFSIRNKVTIGIMTLVLVLVGIYSAYNLPVDAQPDITNNQVQIITQAPSLGAQEVEQFITAPIELSMANIAGIIEKRSISRSGISVITIVFKDNVDIYWARQQVNAQLKEAENSIPTGLGEPVLAPITTGLGEIYQYVLHTKKGYEKKYTATDLRTLQDWLVRTQLAGTVGVAEVSGWGGYVKQYEIALDNDKLNSLGITIPQVYEALQKNNENTGGSYIEQQSNAYFIRGLGQVQNLDDIRKIVVKNSKGSPILIRDIATVQFGSATRYGAVTRNGEGEVVAGVTLMLKGENFSQVIQNVKERMVQIQKSLPEGVIIEPFIDRTELVGRAIGTVERNLLEGALIVVFVLVLLLGNLRAGLVVASVIPLAMLFAFSMMRLFGVSGNLMSLGAIDFGLIVDGAVIIVESVVHHITTGSYRQKGVEKLTTEQMDVEVRDSASKLMKSAAFGQIIILIVYLPLLSLVGIEGKMFRPMAETVAFAILGAFILSLTYVPMASALFLSKKTQHKPNISDRIIGFLQRGYQRALIVVLKAKVLTVVVVFIFFGIAIWAFSKMGGEFIPTLEEGDLTVEISMMQGTSLSEVVKTFGKAEKVLKDRFPEIKQVVTRIGSSEIPTDPMPMEKGDMMLAMKPKGEWKSAKTREEMTEKMEEALAIIPGINVEISQPMQMRFNELMTGIRQDVAIKIYGDDLDVLSTQANKIAKLIAPVKGVSEPYIEKVSGLPQIQVAYNRDKMAQYGLNISDVNMILKTAFAGSVAGVVFEGEKRFDMVVRLNRDLRENISGVENLLVPLPSGNKVPLSQVADIAFKDAPAQVSREDGKRRIYVGFNVKDRDVETTVKEIQGKLNSSFKLPSGYYITYGGQFQNLQAAKARLSIAVPAALLFILILLYVTFRSVKESLLIFTAVPLASMGGVAALLLRGMPFSISAGVGFIALFGVAVLNGIVLIGYFNQLKEEGMDNIYDRVLEGTKTRLRPVLMTASVASLGFLPMALSASAGAEVQKPLATVVIGGLITATFLTLFVLPCLYLLFNRKETIKVKVPKALLVFILVGGSLLLQPNKSEAQNTAPLTLDSAIAKALRNNLQIRSAGLSVEQSRALQKSGTDIPKTELMLTQDPTSGGNMDNAIGITQNIAWPGLYKNQRKLLNQQTLLAERTGNITRAEITRNVRNAYYAYLLNRETLRILHYQDSIYSGFVKRAEVRLKTGETSNLELFSAKNKYQEVQALKLGVQADLKSNELALKQLLNTTEAITIAESKLPLWLAAPSDTINTSRNAQVNAELQNIEVANARIAVEKSKGMPDLTVGYNQQLVISGFNPAGIDRGYTPGTRIAGIQLSVALPIFNGANRSRVKAEKLSGQIAQTNYQNTQSQVRLQYEQEMQQYQKYRQAVDYYTSGGLKQADEQLRIAQVSFNLGEIGYVEYIQNISAAVQTKLAYIDAVSRLNQSAIQLQFLRGE, from the coding sequence ATGTTTGATAGCATTATCGCGTTCTCTATCAGGAACAAGGTAACTATCGGGATAATGACACTGGTATTAGTGCTGGTGGGCATTTATTCCGCGTACAACCTGCCGGTGGACGCGCAACCCGATATTACCAATAACCAGGTACAGATCATTACACAAGCGCCCAGTTTAGGGGCACAAGAGGTCGAGCAGTTCATTACCGCTCCCATAGAACTATCCATGGCCAATATCGCCGGGATCATCGAAAAACGTTCCATATCCCGTTCGGGTATCTCCGTTATTACGATTGTTTTTAAAGACAACGTGGATATTTATTGGGCCAGGCAGCAGGTGAACGCCCAATTAAAAGAAGCGGAGAACAGCATCCCCACCGGTTTAGGTGAACCGGTACTGGCACCGATCACTACGGGTTTGGGTGAGATCTACCAGTATGTGCTCCACACCAAAAAAGGTTATGAAAAAAAGTACACCGCCACCGACCTGCGCACCTTGCAGGACTGGTTGGTACGTACACAATTAGCGGGTACCGTTGGTGTGGCCGAGGTGAGCGGCTGGGGCGGTTATGTGAAGCAATACGAGATCGCTTTAGATAACGATAAACTGAATTCATTAGGCATTACCATCCCGCAGGTCTACGAGGCCTTGCAAAAGAACAATGAGAACACGGGCGGTTCTTATATTGAGCAACAAAGCAATGCCTACTTTATTCGTGGCTTGGGACAGGTACAAAACCTGGACGATATCCGCAAGATCGTAGTGAAAAACAGCAAAGGTTCGCCAATACTGATCCGTGATATTGCCACCGTACAATTCGGAAGCGCCACCCGTTATGGCGCGGTTACCCGAAATGGTGAAGGCGAAGTTGTGGCCGGGGTAACCCTGATGCTCAAAGGTGAGAACTTTAGCCAGGTGATCCAAAACGTCAAAGAGCGGATGGTGCAGATCCAAAAGTCCCTGCCTGAAGGTGTAATCATCGAACCGTTTATTGACCGGACGGAACTGGTCGGCCGGGCCATCGGCACCGTCGAGCGTAACTTGCTGGAGGGCGCGCTGATCGTCGTATTTGTGCTGGTGCTGTTATTAGGCAATCTAAGAGCCGGTTTAGTAGTAGCCTCCGTTATACCTCTAGCGATGCTGTTTGCTTTTTCCATGATGCGCCTGTTCGGGGTATCAGGCAACCTGATGAGCCTGGGCGCGATTGATTTTGGCCTTATCGTGGACGGCGCAGTAATTATCGTAGAAAGCGTGGTGCACCATATCACGACTGGCAGCTACCGGCAAAAAGGTGTTGAAAAGCTCACTACCGAACAAATGGATGTGGAAGTCCGTGACAGTGCCAGTAAGCTGATGAAGTCTGCCGCCTTTGGGCAGATCATTATCCTGATCGTTTATTTGCCATTGTTATCATTGGTAGGAATCGAAGGCAAAATGTTCCGCCCCATGGCGGAAACCGTAGCCTTTGCCATTTTAGGCGCATTTATCCTGTCGCTGACCTATGTACCGATGGCCAGCGCTTTATTCTTGAGTAAGAAAACTCAACATAAACCCAATATATCCGACCGTATCATCGGGTTCCTGCAACGCGGATACCAACGGGCTTTGATCGTCGTATTAAAAGCAAAAGTTTTAACGGTTGTTGTCGTGTTTATCTTTTTCGGTATCGCGATCTGGGCGTTTAGCAAAATGGGTGGCGAGTTTATCCCCACACTTGAAGAAGGCGACTTAACCGTGGAGATCTCCATGATGCAGGGCACTTCGCTCAGCGAAGTGGTCAAAACCTTTGGCAAAGCCGAAAAGGTGCTGAAAGACCGGTTCCCTGAGATCAAGCAGGTCGTTACCCGTATCGGCAGTTCTGAGATACCAACTGACCCCATGCCGATGGAAAAAGGCGATATGATGCTGGCCATGAAACCAAAGGGAGAATGGAAAAGCGCCAAAACACGGGAGGAAATGACGGAGAAAATGGAAGAAGCCTTAGCTATTATACCGGGCATCAATGTCGAAATATCCCAACCAATGCAAATGCGTTTTAATGAACTGATGACCGGTATCCGCCAGGATGTGGCCATTAAGATCTATGGCGATGATTTGGATGTATTATCCACCCAAGCCAACAAGATCGCCAAACTCATTGCGCCGGTTAAGGGCGTGAGCGAACCTTATATCGAGAAAGTGAGCGGCCTTCCGCAGATACAGGTCGCTTATAACCGTGATAAGATGGCGCAGTACGGCTTGAATATCAGTGATGTGAACATGATCCTGAAAACCGCTTTTGCCGGAAGCGTCGCCGGTGTGGTGTTCGAGGGTGAAAAACGTTTTGATATGGTCGTTCGCCTGAACCGTGACCTACGGGAGAATATTTCAGGAGTTGAAAACTTATTGGTTCCACTGCCGTCAGGCAATAAAGTCCCGTTAAGCCAGGTAGCAGATATTGCTTTTAAAGATGCGCCCGCACAGGTTTCCCGCGAAGACGGTAAACGCCGCATCTATGTGGGATTTAATGTAAAAGACCGCGATGTGGAAACCACCGTTAAGGAAATACAGGGCAAATTGAATAGCAGCTTTAAACTGCCATCGGGTTATTATATCACCTATGGTGGACAATTCCAGAACTTGCAGGCGGCCAAAGCCCGCTTATCTATCGCCGTTCCGGCAGCTTTACTGTTTATCCTGATCTTACTTTACGTGACATTTCGGTCGGTAAAAGAAAGCCTGCTGATTTTTACGGCGGTGCCGCTGGCTTCGATGGGTGGTGTAGCCGCCTTATTATTACGTGGCATGCCATTCAGCATTTCGGCCGGCGTAGGTTTCATTGCTTTGTTTGGTGTGGCGGTACTGAATGGTATCGTCCTTATCGGTTATTTTAATCAACTGAAAGAAGAAGGCATGGATAATATCTACGACCGGGTTTTAGAAGGTACCAAAACCAGGCTGCGCCCTGTGCTAATGACTGCCTCCGTAGCCTCATTAGGTTTCCTGCCGATGGCTTTATCGGCCAGCGCGGGTGCAGAAGTGCAGAAGCCATTAGCGACAGTAGTGATCGGTGGTTTAATCACCGCGACATTTCTGACGTTATTTGTATTGCCATGTCTGTATCTCCTCTTTAACCGGAAAGAAACGATCAAAGTAAAAGTTCCTAAAGCCCTATTGGTATTTATATTAGTTGGCGGCAGCTTACTATTACAACCTAATAAATCAGAAGCGCAAAACACGGCGCCGTTAACATTGGATAGCGCCATTGCAAAAGCGCTGCGAAACAATTTACAAATACGTTCGGCCGGGCTGTCGGTAGAGCAAAGCCGTGCTTTGCAAAAGTCGGGTACCGACATTCCGAAAACGGAACTCATGCTGACGCAAGACCCGACCAGCGGCGGTAATATGGACAATGCCATCGGCATCACCCAGAATATCGCCTGGCCCGGCCTATATAAGAACCAGCGCAAGTTGCTTAACCAGCAAACCTTACTGGCTGAAAGAACGGGCAATATTACCCGCGCGGAGATCACCCGTAATGTGCGAAACGCGTATTATGCCTATTTGCTGAACAGGGAAACCCTGCGCATCCTACACTACCAGGACAGTATTTATAGTGGTTTTGTTAAACGGGCAGAGGTCAGATTAAAGACCGGGGAAACTTCTAACCTCGAATTGTTCAGCGCTAAAAACAAATACCAGGAAGTACAGGCTTTGAAACTCGGTGTGCAGGCCGACCTGAAAAGCAATGAATTGGCTTTAAAACAATTGCTGAATACGACTGAGGCCATAACGATAGCAGAAAGCAAGCTGCCCTTATGGTTGGCTGCTCCCTCAGATACCATTAACACGAGCCGTAACGCCCAGGTGAATGCCGAACTACAAAACATTGAGGTGGCCAATGCGCGTATCGCAGTAGAAAAATCCAAAGGAATGCCCGACCTGACCGTTGGCTATAACCAGCAGCTGGTGATTTCCGGCTTTAACCCGGCAGGTATTGACCGGGGCTATACGCCCGGCACCCGGATCGCGGGTATTCAGTTAAGTGTTGCTTTGCCGATCTTCAATGGCGCTAATCGATCTCGGGTCAAAGCTGAAAAACTATCCGGCCAGATCGCGCAAACCAATTACCAAAACACCCAAAGCCAGGTGCGGCTGCAATACGAGCAGGAAATGCAGCAATACCAAAAGTACCGGCAAGCGGTGGATTATTATACATCGGGTGGCTTAAAACAGGCCGACGAGCAACTGCGCATCGCGCAGGTTTCATTTAACCTGGGTGAGATCGGCTATGTAGAGTATATCCAGAATATATCTGCGGCGGTTCAAACCAAATTAGCCTACATCGATGCGGTCAGCCGTTTGAACCAGTCCGCCATTCAATTACAATTTTTAAGAGGAGAATAA
- a CDS encoding Mu transposase C-terminal domain-containing protein — protein MEAAVTTKIKTVSDLSEEELVVATYRYNIIAPIVANQPGITVSSAAADNGIHRRTVHRWLNRYVETATLTSLVKNDNPRNKANYQLAPEVEHIIKSIIEKRYLNKQKLSVTKISQEVAMDCKLASLEVPHYNTVRNRIKQIGEEQLLARRHHTSIARNRFKPIDGSFPGADYPLAAVQIDHTPLDIIVVDEVDRAPVGKPWITMAIDVYSRMVVGFYISLDPPGALGTGLCLSHAILPKDLWLNELDVPGKWPCYGVMKSLYMDNAREFRGKMLERACQEYGIEINFRPVATPNYGGHIERLLGTLLREIHTLPGTTFSNIKDRKYYDAEGKACFTLKELEKWLATFIVGVYHQRVHSAVNTTPQARYHEGIMGTTEQIGIGQSKPIENELKLKLDFMPFVERSVQRYGISIDSIWYYHDILRKWIHSYEQPNARYKTLRKFAFKRDPRDISGVYFFDPELKDYFFIPYRNTSHPAITIWEHKRILRDLKEKGIAQVDEDAIFEAYAQMRQLEESATGTTAAAKRLRNKTRKRYATAGSIKNRFVDERAEDIEAAHGVDFSKKYLPFEDLEG, from the coding sequence ATGGAAGCGGCAGTAACGACCAAAATAAAGACTGTATCGGACCTGAGCGAGGAAGAATTGGTGGTAGCTACTTACCGGTACAATATTATTGCACCTATCGTGGCTAACCAACCGGGAATTACCGTAAGTAGCGCGGCGGCGGATAACGGCATCCATCGTAGGACGGTTCACCGCTGGCTGAATAGGTACGTGGAAACAGCTACGCTCACTTCGCTGGTCAAAAATGATAACCCGCGCAATAAAGCTAATTACCAATTGGCACCGGAAGTAGAACATATCATCAAATCCATCATTGAGAAACGTTACCTGAATAAACAAAAGCTTTCAGTAACTAAGATCAGCCAGGAAGTGGCAATGGACTGTAAACTCGCAAGTTTGGAGGTGCCGCATTACAATACGGTACGCAATCGCATCAAACAGATCGGTGAAGAACAATTGTTGGCTCGCAGACACCATACTAGTATCGCACGCAACCGGTTCAAACCTATTGATGGCAGCTTTCCCGGTGCGGATTATCCGCTGGCCGCGGTTCAGATCGACCACACACCGCTGGATATTATCGTAGTAGATGAGGTGGACCGGGCACCGGTAGGCAAGCCCTGGATCACCATGGCTATTGATGTTTACAGCCGGATGGTCGTCGGCTTTTATATCTCGCTCGACCCGCCGGGCGCATTAGGCACCGGCCTTTGTCTTTCTCATGCGATACTGCCCAAAGACCTTTGGCTAAACGAACTGGACGTGCCGGGCAAATGGCCTTGTTACGGCGTGATGAAGTCCTTGTATATGGATAACGCACGGGAGTTTCGCGGCAAGATGCTGGAACGGGCCTGCCAGGAATACGGCATCGAGATCAACTTTCGACCAGTAGCTACACCAAATTATGGTGGACATATCGAGCGCTTGTTAGGTACCTTGCTGAGGGAAATACATACGTTACCCGGCACTACTTTTTCCAATATCAAAGACCGCAAATACTATGATGCCGAAGGCAAAGCCTGCTTTACTTTAAAAGAGTTGGAGAAATGGCTGGCCACTTTTATTGTTGGCGTTTATCACCAGCGGGTGCATAGTGCCGTAAACACTACACCGCAAGCAAGGTATCATGAAGGAATTATGGGAACAACTGAACAGATAGGTATCGGTCAAAGCAAGCCCATTGAGAATGAGCTAAAACTCAAACTGGACTTTATGCCCTTTGTGGAGCGCAGCGTACAGCGATATGGTATCTCTATCGATTCGATCTGGTATTACCATGACATCCTGCGCAAATGGATACACAGTTATGAGCAGCCTAATGCCCGCTACAAAACCTTGCGCAAGTTCGCTTTCAAGCGCGACCCGCGTGATATCAGCGGCGTTTACTTCTTTGACCCGGAGCTGAAAGATTACTTTTTTATCCCATACCGTAACACTTCGCATCCTGCTATTACCATTTGGGAGCATAAGCGTATCCTCCGCGACCTTAAAGAAAAAGGTATCGCCCAGGTAGATGAGGATGCCATATTTGAAGCGTATGCTCAAATGCGGCAACTGGAAGAATCGGCTACCGGAACAACTGCCGCTGCTAAACGCCTGCGCAATAAGACCAGAAAGCGATATGCCACCGCTGGCAGTATCAAAAACAGGTTCGTTGATGAACGGGCCGAAGACATCGAAGCCGCGCATGGCGTTGACTTCAGCAAAAAGTACTTACCATTTGAAGATCTTGAAGGATGA
- a CDS encoding TnsA endonuclease N-terminal domain-containing protein, whose product MFLHPVRKIRQSNRSITGKRSSLKTHKSQHFESALERDYLTLLEYDADVESFTSQPVTIHYLNGTKGTRYTPDAAVYYLPELKRKPWLVEIKYMAELLEKKELLAPKFDAAEKYAQNNGYEFKVITEKDIRTDLLYNIKFLSSYLRSKPDHLVAAHIFKIAGDEKITVAELAGKLSEEGEALYTIWQLLAHKVLACDMSMKITMQTRVWKRQ is encoded by the coding sequence ATGTTTTTACACCCTGTTCGAAAGATCAGGCAGAGTAACCGTTCCATCACCGGTAAACGGTCGAGCCTGAAAACCCATAAAAGCCAGCACTTCGAGTCTGCGCTTGAACGCGACTACCTCACTTTATTAGAATACGATGCTGATGTGGAATCTTTTACGAGCCAGCCGGTTACTATTCATTATCTCAACGGAACCAAAGGCACACGCTATACGCCCGATGCAGCCGTTTATTATCTGCCGGAACTGAAACGCAAACCTTGGCTGGTGGAGATTAAATACATGGCAGAACTGCTGGAGAAGAAAGAGCTGTTAGCACCCAAGTTTGATGCTGCTGAAAAATACGCTCAAAACAACGGTTATGAGTTCAAAGTAATAACGGAAAAGGATATCCGCACCGATCTGCTTTACAACATCAAATTCCTAAGCAGCTATCTGCGAAGCAAACCAGACCACTTAGTAGCTGCCCATATATTCAAAATAGCAGGTGATGAAAAAATAACCGTTGCGGAACTGGCAGGTAAACTTTCGGAAGAAGGCGAAGCATTATACACTATCTGGCAATTACTGGCGCACAAGGTACTGGCCTGCGACATGTCTATGAAAATAACGATGCAAACAAGGGTATGGAAGCGGCAGTAA